From one Simplicispira suum genomic stretch:
- a CDS encoding TIGR03862 family flavoprotein, with protein sequence MAAQQLAAAGRQVHVYDAMPSVGRKFLLAGRGGLNLTHSEPADVFLSRYGARVPWVASWLAHFGADQVRAWAQALGIDTFVGTSGRVFPAEMKAAPLLRAWLARLRAAGVQFHMRQRWHGWAADGTLLFQGPAGAYRLAAGATVLALGGASWPQLGSDGAWVEALSADGTRVQPLAPANCGFDVVGGQGARGESRREFLKELIGQGEKAPSGWTPHFVERHAGAALKSVAMRFADAAGASFSRRGEFVVTATGVEGSLIYAVSALVREEIARNHSATVHLDLLPDHSAQRVLAETAHPRGARSLSSHLKSRLGLGGVKMGLLHELLSKEQMADSAFLAAAIKELPLVLCAARPVAEAISTAGGVALEDLNEHLMLLRRPGVFCCGEMLDWEAPTGGYLLTACLASGWLAGEGAAAWRSDDGNAPI encoded by the coding sequence ATGGCGGCTCAGCAACTCGCCGCTGCGGGGCGTCAGGTGCATGTCTACGACGCCATGCCCTCGGTGGGGCGAAAATTCCTTCTGGCCGGTAGGGGTGGGCTCAACCTCACCCATTCCGAGCCAGCCGACGTGTTCCTGAGCCGCTACGGTGCGCGCGTCCCGTGGGTGGCGTCCTGGCTGGCGCACTTCGGTGCGGACCAGGTGCGTGCCTGGGCGCAAGCTTTGGGCATTGACACCTTTGTAGGCACCTCGGGACGGGTGTTTCCAGCGGAAATGAAGGCCGCTCCGCTGCTGCGCGCCTGGTTGGCCCGCCTGCGCGCCGCAGGGGTGCAGTTCCATATGCGCCAGCGCTGGCATGGCTGGGCAGCCGATGGCACGTTGCTGTTCCAAGGTCCTGCAGGTGCGTACCGCCTCGCAGCAGGCGCGACGGTACTGGCGCTGGGCGGCGCCAGCTGGCCACAGCTGGGTTCCGACGGCGCCTGGGTAGAGGCTTTGTCGGCTGATGGCACCCGCGTACAACCACTGGCGCCTGCCAATTGCGGCTTCGACGTTGTGGGTGGGCAGGGTGCGCGAGGGGAGAGCCGGCGGGAGTTTCTAAAGGAGTTGATCGGTCAGGGCGAGAAGGCGCCCAGCGGCTGGACGCCGCACTTTGTTGAGCGGCACGCAGGCGCAGCGCTGAAGTCAGTGGCTATGCGCTTTGCCGATGCAGCGGGGGCGAGTTTCTCCCGGCGCGGCGAGTTCGTGGTCACCGCGACGGGAGTGGAAGGCAGTCTCATCTACGCCGTCTCGGCCCTCGTTCGCGAGGAAATTGCTCGCAACCACAGCGCGACGGTGCATCTGGATCTGCTGCCGGACCACAGTGCACAGCGGGTGTTGGCTGAGACTGCCCATCCGCGCGGCGCGCGCTCACTGTCGAGCCATCTCAAGAGCCGCCTGGGTCTGGGCGGCGTGAAGATGGGTTTGCTGCACGAGTTGCTGAGCAAGGAGCAAATGGCTGACTCGGCGTTTCTTGCTGCTGCGATCAAGGAGCTGCCACTGGTGTTGTGCGCCGCGCGTCCGGTGGCCGAAGCCATCAGTACAGCGGGCGGCGTAGCGCTGGAGGACCTCAACGAGCATTTGATGCTGCTGCGCCGTCCGGGCGTGTTCTGTTGCGGTGAGATGCTTGACTGGGAGGCTCCGACCGGGGGCTACCTGCTCACCGCCTGCCTTGCGAGCGGCTGGCTAGCCGGGGAGGGGGCGGCCGCGTGGCGATCCGACGACGGAAATGCACCGATCTGA
- a CDS encoding oxepin-CoA hydrolase, alternative type → MAAELTSRTDGQTLVLTLSHPGRLNTLSPDIYAAGIEALNGAERSADVRSVVLTGADGLFCAGGDLARLQANRQQPPAVQAASIDALHDWIETIRTYPKPVVAAIEGAAAGAGFSLVLACDFAVAARSARFSLAYSRVGLSPDGGASWALAQAVPRALAAEWLMLGEAISAERLHALGVINRLTEPGAALAGALNLCASLHARAPNVLASVKELLVDAAGSDLHAQLARERRHFVDNLHHENAGEGIVAFFEKREPLFR, encoded by the coding sequence ATGGCCGCAGAACTCACCAGCCGCACCGATGGTCAGACCCTGGTCCTGACGCTGAGTCATCCCGGCCGGCTCAACACCTTGAGTCCGGACATCTACGCTGCAGGCATCGAGGCCCTCAACGGCGCAGAACGAAGCGCCGATGTGCGCTCTGTGGTGCTCACAGGGGCTGATGGTTTGTTTTGCGCCGGCGGCGACCTTGCGCGCCTGCAGGCCAACCGCCAGCAACCACCTGCAGTTCAGGCGGCGAGCATCGACGCGCTGCACGATTGGATCGAGACCATCCGTACGTACCCCAAGCCCGTCGTCGCCGCCATCGAAGGGGCAGCGGCCGGCGCCGGTTTCTCCTTGGTGCTGGCTTGCGATTTTGCGGTTGCAGCGCGCAGCGCGCGCTTCTCGCTGGCATACAGCCGCGTAGGCCTGTCGCCGGACGGCGGCGCCAGCTGGGCTTTGGCGCAGGCGGTCCCGCGGGCGTTGGCGGCTGAGTGGTTGATGCTGGGCGAAGCAATTTCGGCCGAACGCCTGCACGCCCTGGGCGTGATCAACCGCCTCACCGAGCCTGGAGCGGCCCTTGCAGGGGCGCTGAATCTGTGTGCAAGCCTCCATGCGCGTGCGCCCAATGTATTGGCCAGCGTCAAGGAGCTGCTCGTCGACGCAGCGGGAAGCGATCTGCACGCACAGTTGGCGCGTGAGCGAAGGCATTTCGTCGACAACCTGCACCACGAAAATGCGGGTGAAGGAATCGTGGCCTTCTTTGAAAAGCGCGAGCCACTCTTTCGATAA
- a CDS encoding CBS domain-containing protein: MKVSDILRVKGNTLYTAHPAEPLADAVRVMSEKDIGSLVVMEHGDLVGMLTFREVIQALVRNGGNVGTMLVRTAMDDHPLTCTNGTDMDEVRRMMLDRHARYMPVMDNRMLMGVISFYDVAKAVVDSQNFENKMLKAYIRDWPEGEAGDSDEKLL; encoded by the coding sequence ATGAAAGTCAGCGATATCCTGCGGGTGAAGGGCAATACGCTCTATACCGCCCATCCCGCCGAACCCCTTGCCGATGCTGTGCGTGTTATGTCGGAGAAGGACATTGGCTCGCTGGTGGTCATGGAGCATGGCGATCTGGTGGGCATGCTCACCTTCCGCGAAGTCATTCAGGCCCTTGTGCGAAACGGCGGCAATGTGGGCACCATGCTCGTGCGCACGGCCATGGACGACCACCCGCTGACCTGCACCAACGGCACCGACATGGACGAAGTGCGGCGCATGATGCTTGATCGCCACGCGCGCTACATGCCCGTCATGGACAACCGCATGCTGATGGGCGTGATCAGCTTCTACGACGTGGCCAAAGCTGTGGTGGACAGCCAGAATTTTGAGAACAAGATGCTCAAGGCCTACATCCGCGACTGGCCAGAAGGCGAAGCCGGCGATTCGGACGAAAAGCTGCTTTAA
- a CDS encoding adenylate/guanylate cyclase domain-containing protein, with protein MRIFATVVFSDLSGSTALYESLGNERASQAVMRLTRWMGDVVVAHGGRVVKELGDGVLSVFTDAHAAVQAAADLQRDHQLTLARWAEPMRMAIRIGVATGEVVELEGDTYGDAVNVASRLCERAGASEIWVTDATAVDAGAVPRVHFRRLGMFDIRGKSESQVVYQADWREDQPQEALTQHALLPSVIAPLDNVLGTVELVWTDETRVFNSDEVPVHVGRSPEADCFVHDPRVSRMHARIDWRQGVFTLTDLSSFGSWVRFDGSDAEVRLRRDACILHGSGAISLGVAFGPGAPMLRFHVTGSSMSLS; from the coding sequence TTGCGCATCTTCGCCACCGTGGTGTTTTCCGATCTTTCGGGAAGCACGGCCCTCTACGAGTCCCTTGGCAACGAGCGCGCTTCCCAAGCCGTGATGCGCTTGACTCGCTGGATGGGCGATGTCGTGGTCGCCCATGGCGGCCGCGTTGTGAAAGAGTTGGGCGATGGCGTTCTGAGCGTTTTCACCGACGCTCACGCTGCAGTCCAGGCGGCCGCCGATTTGCAGCGCGACCACCAGCTCACGCTGGCCCGCTGGGCCGAGCCGATGCGCATGGCGATACGGATTGGCGTCGCCACGGGTGAAGTGGTGGAGCTCGAAGGCGATACCTATGGCGACGCTGTCAACGTCGCCTCACGTTTGTGCGAGCGTGCCGGCGCGAGTGAGATCTGGGTCACGGACGCTACAGCTGTAGACGCCGGTGCTGTGCCGCGCGTGCACTTTCGTCGCCTGGGGATGTTTGACATCCGGGGCAAGTCCGAATCGCAGGTGGTCTACCAGGCCGACTGGCGCGAAGACCAGCCCCAGGAAGCCTTGACGCAACATGCTCTGCTGCCGAGTGTGATTGCCCCACTCGACAATGTGCTGGGCACCGTGGAGTTGGTGTGGACCGACGAAACGCGGGTGTTCAACTCGGATGAGGTTCCGGTGCATGTGGGGCGTTCGCCCGAGGCCGACTGCTTTGTCCATGACCCTAGGGTCTCGCGCATGCACGCGCGCATTGACTGGCGGCAAGGGGTGTTCACGCTCACCGATCTGAGCAGCTTTGGCAGCTGGGTGCGCTTTGACGGCAGCGACGCCGAGGTGCGCTTGCGGCGTGACGCCTGCATCCTTCACGGCAGCGGCGCCATTTCCTTGGGTGTTGCCTTTGGGCCGGGGGCTCCCATGCTAAGGTTTCATGTCACCGGGAGCAGCATGAGTTTAAGCTAA
- a CDS encoding alpha/beta fold hydrolase, producing the protein MELLVNGQRTYCYTGGQVFNPAKPTVAMIHGVLNDHSVWAMQSRWFAHHGWNVLAIDLPGHCRSAGAAPQSVEEAAEFVIALLDALGIQRAALVGHSWGSLIALETAARLGERATHLALVGTAWPMKVSPALLESALNEPEKALRMVNVFSRSTLCAPPSALGPGTWVFGAQMALGRHVLRSNPKVNLFHRGFLACDRYAGGEAAIGRVACPVLFALGTQDQMTPPKAAQTLVSAARAAGKAVSVAMLSVGHNEMTEAPEETLMALRNFLSA; encoded by the coding sequence ATGGAACTGCTGGTGAACGGACAGCGAACCTACTGCTATACGGGCGGTCAGGTCTTCAATCCCGCAAAACCCACCGTGGCGATGATCCACGGCGTACTCAATGACCACAGTGTCTGGGCCATGCAAAGCCGCTGGTTCGCCCACCACGGCTGGAACGTGCTGGCCATCGACCTGCCGGGGCACTGCCGCAGCGCGGGGGCTGCGCCACAAAGCGTGGAAGAAGCAGCGGAGTTCGTCATCGCGCTGCTCGATGCCCTGGGCATCCAGCGCGCTGCGCTGGTGGGCCACAGTTGGGGCTCACTGATCGCACTGGAGACGGCGGCAAGGCTGGGCGAGCGGGCCACGCATTTGGCGCTGGTCGGTACGGCCTGGCCGATGAAGGTCTCACCCGCGCTGCTGGAGTCGGCGCTGAACGAACCGGAAAAAGCCTTGCGCATGGTCAATGTATTTTCACGCAGCACGCTGTGCGCTCCACCCTCCGCTTTGGGGCCGGGCACCTGGGTGTTTGGCGCCCAGATGGCACTCGGCCGGCATGTGCTGCGCAGCAACCCGAAGGTCAATCTGTTTCATCGGGGATTTTTGGCCTGCGATCGCTATGCAGGAGGTGAAGCAGCGATCGGACGCGTTGCCTGCCCGGTTCTGTTCGCGCTCGGCACGCAAGACCAAATGACTCCACCAAAGGCCGCCCAAACCCTTGTCAGCGCCGCCCGAGCCGCTGGCAAAGCGGTCTCGGTGGCCATGCTTTCGGTGGGCCACAATGAAATGACCGAAGCACCCGAAGAGACTCTGATGGCTCTGCGCAATTTCCTGTCCGCCTAA
- a CDS encoding Crp/Fnr family transcriptional regulator: MDDPILTIDEREAINSGRWFSTLSPSLRHDILRCAYVKRFKDGGLIAARGDPPEEWIACARGAVRVSSISISGKQITLTYVEPGIWFGDVSIFDGDRRTHDTYAHGETTILCVAKADFKKILANHVELYEAMLRLHARRIRQLYGLVEDLNTLPLRARLAKQLLHLVRSYGISSLSNSDEMRIGLQLAQEELAQLLGASRQRVNQELKAMERDDIIRIEPGGLVVRDRPALMRLTEIDI, from the coding sequence ATGGACGACCCCATCCTTACTATCGATGAACGCGAGGCGATCAACTCTGGCCGCTGGTTCTCCACCCTTTCACCGTCGTTGCGACACGACATTCTTCGATGCGCTTACGTCAAACGTTTCAAGGACGGCGGCCTGATTGCTGCCCGAGGCGATCCGCCCGAGGAATGGATTGCCTGTGCGCGCGGTGCGGTGCGGGTGAGTTCGATATCGATTTCGGGCAAGCAAATCACGCTGACCTATGTGGAGCCGGGCATCTGGTTTGGCGACGTGTCCATCTTCGATGGGGACCGGCGAACGCACGATACCTACGCGCACGGAGAAACCACCATCCTGTGCGTTGCCAAGGCCGATTTCAAGAAGATTCTGGCCAATCACGTCGAGTTGTACGAAGCCATGCTGCGCCTGCATGCGCGGCGCATTCGCCAGCTCTACGGCCTGGTGGAAGATCTCAACACCCTGCCGTTGCGCGCACGCCTTGCCAAGCAGTTGCTGCACCTGGTGCGCAGCTACGGCATCTCCAGTCTCTCGAACAGCGACGAAATGCGCATCGGTCTGCAATTGGCGCAGGAAGAGCTGGCTCAGCTCCTGGGTGCCTCGCGCCAGCGTGTGAATCAAGAACTCAAGGCCATGGAGCGCGACGACATCATTCGGATCGAGCCCGGTGGCTTGGTAGTACGCGACCGGCCTGCGCTGATGCGGCTGACAGAAATAGACATTTAG
- a CDS encoding phosphotransferase: protein MSNFDHFVGTREVSGSHAFDTDVLSAWLAPRLEGFSGPLQVEMFKGGQSNPTYKLITPTRNYVMRSKPGPVAKLLPSAHAIEREFAVMSGLQGTQVPVPRMHVLCEDETIIGRAFYIMEYMEGRVLWDQALPGMTPAERGAIYDETNRVISALHTVPFAEQGLAGYGKPGNYFERQIGRWSKQYLASVTEPIAEMDRLMEWLPTHIPAGARDAGRTSIVHGDFRLDNLMFHPSEPRAIAVLDWELSTLGHPLADFSYHCMAWHIPPGMFRGIGGLDHQALGIPTEAEYIRRYCERTGLATPDELARDWNFYLAYNLFRLAAILQGIAKRVETGTASSAQAKASSAGARPLAEMAWGFAQAH, encoded by the coding sequence ATGAGCAACTTTGACCACTTCGTCGGAACCCGCGAGGTGTCGGGTTCTCATGCCTTCGACACCGATGTGCTGAGCGCCTGGCTTGCGCCCAGGCTGGAGGGTTTTTCTGGCCCACTGCAGGTGGAGATGTTCAAGGGTGGGCAGTCCAACCCGACCTACAAGCTGATCACTCCGACGCGCAACTACGTCATGCGCTCCAAACCCGGACCGGTAGCCAAACTTCTTCCTTCGGCACACGCTATCGAGCGGGAGTTTGCCGTGATGAGCGGCCTGCAGGGCACGCAAGTGCCCGTTCCCCGCATGCACGTGCTGTGCGAAGACGAAACCATCATCGGCCGCGCCTTCTACATCATGGAGTACATGGAGGGTCGGGTCCTGTGGGACCAGGCACTGCCCGGCATGACGCCTGCCGAGCGCGGCGCAATCTACGATGAAACCAACCGGGTGATCTCCGCGTTGCACACTGTGCCTTTTGCCGAGCAAGGGCTGGCGGGCTACGGGAAACCGGGCAACTATTTCGAGCGCCAGATCGGCCGCTGGAGCAAACAATACCTGGCCTCCGTCACCGAGCCGATCGCCGAGATGGACCGATTGATGGAATGGCTGCCCACACACATTCCGGCGGGCGCGCGCGACGCGGGCCGAACCTCCATCGTGCACGGCGACTTCCGGCTCGACAACCTCATGTTCCACCCCAGCGAACCGCGGGCGATTGCCGTGCTGGACTGGGAGCTTTCTACACTGGGCCATCCGCTGGCCGACTTCAGCTACCACTGCATGGCCTGGCACATTCCCCCTGGCATGTTTCGTGGCATCGGCGGGCTGGACCACCAGGCGCTGGGCATTCCTACCGAGGCCGAGTACATCCGGCGCTACTGCGAGCGCACCGGTCTTGCCACGCCCGACGAGCTGGCACGCGACTGGAATTTTTATCTGGCCTACAACCTGTTCCGGCTGGCAGCGATCCTGCAGGGCATCGCCAAGCGCGTCGAAACGGGAACCGCCTCCAGCGCCCAAGCCAAGGCTTCCTCGGCTGGCGCACGCCCGCTCGCGGAAATGGCGTGGGGCTTTGCCCAAGCCCACTGA
- a CDS encoding 3-hydroxyacyl-CoA dehydrogenase — MTMNFSKVGVLGAGAMGQGIAQLSAQAGSDVLLLDARAGAAQVAIDAIEAQWRRMSEKGRATPEQVKRWRSALLAVDDIHALAQCNLVIEAIVEDLDAKRVLFEQLESVVAPDAVLASNTSSLSITALACSLRQPERFCGFHFFNPVPLMKIVEVVPGLRTHSTVCESLSGFARKMGHTPVRAQDTPGFIVNHAGRGFGTEALRIVSEGVADFATVDRILREQAGFRLGPFELMDLTGLDVSHPVMESIYHQFYEEPRFRPSVITAQRLAAGVLGRKSGEGFYRYADGAAQVPADPPVPAIDWLPPVWVSPRAARRAEIYQLLKNLGASIETGATASTKALCLVAPLGFDVTTVAVVDGLDPARTVGIDMLIEDASTRRRVLAMNPATREDMRDAAHALFARDGKPVSVLRDSGGFVTQRVLAHIVNIACDICQQGICSPADLEMAVTLGLGYPLGPLAMGDRWGPSSILEILFNMQTVYGDPRYRPSPWLRRRGALGLSLTHVER, encoded by the coding sequence ATGACAATGAACTTTTCCAAGGTAGGTGTGCTGGGCGCAGGTGCTATGGGCCAAGGCATCGCACAACTGTCTGCCCAAGCCGGCAGCGATGTGCTGCTGCTGGACGCCCGTGCGGGCGCTGCCCAGGTCGCTATCGATGCGATAGAAGCGCAATGGCGCAGGATGTCGGAAAAAGGACGCGCAACACCCGAGCAGGTGAAGCGGTGGCGAAGCGCGCTGCTGGCGGTTGACGATATTCATGCACTGGCGCAGTGCAACCTCGTGATCGAAGCCATCGTCGAGGACCTGGACGCCAAGCGTGTCTTGTTTGAGCAACTGGAATCCGTCGTGGCGCCCGACGCCGTGCTGGCAAGCAATACCTCGTCGCTCTCCATCACCGCACTGGCTTGCAGCCTGCGCCAACCGGAGCGATTTTGCGGTTTTCATTTCTTCAATCCGGTACCGCTGATGAAGATTGTGGAAGTGGTTCCCGGACTGCGAACGCATTCGACGGTGTGTGAAAGCCTGTCTGGTTTCGCCCGAAAGATGGGCCACACGCCGGTTCGGGCCCAAGATACGCCGGGATTCATCGTCAACCATGCCGGACGCGGCTTTGGTACCGAGGCGCTGCGCATCGTCTCCGAGGGCGTGGCAGATTTTGCAACGGTCGATCGCATTCTGCGTGAGCAGGCTGGATTTCGGCTGGGTCCGTTCGAGCTGATGGACCTGACCGGCCTTGATGTTTCGCACCCGGTGATGGAATCGATCTACCACCAGTTCTACGAGGAGCCGCGTTTCCGTCCCAGCGTCATCACAGCGCAGCGCCTGGCCGCAGGGGTCTTGGGGCGCAAGAGCGGCGAAGGCTTTTATCGCTATGCAGACGGTGCTGCGCAAGTGCCGGCCGATCCGCCTGTGCCGGCCATAGATTGGCTGCCTCCGGTGTGGGTCTCTCCGCGTGCCGCACGGCGCGCGGAGATCTATCAATTGCTGAAAAATCTCGGCGCCTCCATCGAAACGGGGGCGACAGCCTCCACGAAGGCGCTGTGTCTGGTCGCACCACTGGGCTTTGATGTCACTACCGTTGCCGTGGTGGATGGCCTGGACCCTGCGCGTACCGTCGGGATCGACATGCTGATCGAGGACGCCAGCACGCGGCGCCGGGTCCTGGCCATGAACCCCGCCACCCGTGAGGACATGCGTGACGCCGCCCACGCCTTGTTCGCGCGCGACGGCAAGCCCGTGAGCGTGTTGCGCGACAGTGGTGGCTTCGTCACCCAGCGCGTGCTCGCGCACATTGTGAACATTGCCTGTGACATCTGCCAGCAAGGCATCTGCAGCCCCGCCGACCTGGAGATGGCCGTGACGCTGGGCCTGGGCTATCCGCTGGGCCCGCTCGCCATGGGCGACCGCTGGGGCCCTTCGAGCATTCTTGAAATCCTGTTCAACATGCAGACCGTCTACGGTGACCCCCGCTACCGCCCAAGCCCGTGGCTGCGCCGACGCGGTGCATTGGGCCTGAGCCTGACACACGTGGAGCGCTGA
- the trxA gene encoding thioredoxin TrxA, with amino-acid sequence MASDLIKHLSDASFEADVLQSSTPVLVDYWAEWCGPCKMIAPILDEVAASHQGKLQVAKMNVDDNREVPARYGIRGIPTLMLFKNGELAATKVGAMSKAQLTAFIEQQLA; translated from the coding sequence ATGGCCAGCGACCTCATCAAACATCTTTCCGACGCCAGTTTCGAGGCCGACGTGCTCCAATCGTCCACCCCCGTTCTGGTGGACTATTGGGCCGAATGGTGCGGCCCCTGCAAAATGATTGCTCCCATTCTTGATGAAGTGGCCGCCAGCCACCAAGGAAAGCTGCAAGTTGCCAAGATGAACGTGGACGACAACCGCGAAGTGCCTGCGCGCTACGGCATTCGTGGAATTCCTACGCTCATGCTGTTCAAGAACGGTGAACTTGCAGCCACCAAGGTGGGCGCTATGAGCAAGGCACAGCTCACCGCGTTTATCGAGCAGCAACTCGCCTGA
- a CDS encoding O-acetylhomoserine aminocarboxypropyltransferase yields MSGYADPGFDTLALHAGATPDPATGARAVPIHLTTSFVFESSDHAASLFNMERGGHVYSRISNPTTAVFEQRMAALEGGVGAVATASGQAALHLTIATLMGAGSHIVASSALYGGSQNLLHYTLRRFGIETSFVPTGDLGAWRAAIRPNTRLLFGETVGNPGLDVLDIPSVSAIAHEAGVPLLVDSTFTTPWLMKPFEHGADIVYHSATKFLSGHGTVIGGVLVDGGSFDWEASGRYPELTEPYDGFHGMVFAEESSVGAFLLRARREGLRDFGACMSPHTAWLILQGIETLPLRMQQHMRNTERVVEFLANQDFVARVGHPMLETHPSHQLAKRLLPRGAGSVFSFDLKGTREQGKKFIETLKIFSHLANVGDCRSLVIHPASTTHFRLSDEALALAGITQGTIRLSIGLEDADDLIDDLKRALKAAEKLGG; encoded by the coding sequence ATGTCCGGTTACGCCGATCCCGGCTTCGACACGCTGGCCCTGCATGCCGGCGCCACCCCCGACCCCGCCACAGGTGCGCGGGCCGTGCCAATTCATCTCACGACATCGTTCGTCTTCGAATCCAGCGACCATGCGGCCTCGCTCTTCAACATGGAGCGCGGCGGACATGTGTATTCGCGCATCAGCAATCCCACCACCGCAGTGTTTGAGCAGCGCATGGCAGCGCTGGAAGGCGGCGTTGGCGCTGTTGCCACGGCCAGTGGCCAGGCGGCGCTGCATCTGACCATTGCCACGCTGATGGGCGCAGGCTCACACATCGTGGCCAGCAGCGCGCTGTACGGTGGATCGCAAAATCTCCTGCACTACACGCTGCGCCGCTTTGGCATTGAAACCAGTTTCGTACCCACAGGCGACCTTGGCGCGTGGCGCGCAGCGATCCGACCCAACACGCGTTTGCTGTTTGGCGAAACTGTGGGCAACCCTGGTCTGGATGTGCTTGATATCCCCAGCGTGAGTGCCATTGCGCACGAGGCGGGGGTGCCTTTGCTGGTCGATTCCACCTTCACCACGCCCTGGCTGATGAAGCCCTTCGAGCACGGTGCAGACATCGTGTACCACTCCGCCACCAAATTCCTCAGTGGACACGGTACGGTGATTGGCGGCGTGCTGGTCGACGGCGGGAGCTTCGACTGGGAAGCATCAGGCCGCTACCCTGAGCTGACTGAGCCCTACGATGGCTTTCATGGCATGGTGTTTGCCGAAGAAAGCTCCGTAGGCGCCTTTCTGCTGCGCGCTCGCCGCGAAGGCCTGCGCGACTTTGGCGCCTGCATGAGCCCGCACACGGCATGGCTCATTTTGCAGGGCATAGAGACCCTGCCGCTGCGCATGCAGCAGCACATGCGCAACACCGAGCGCGTGGTGGAGTTTCTCGCAAACCAGGATTTTGTCGCGCGCGTCGGTCACCCCATGCTGGAGACGCATCCCAGCCACCAGCTGGCCAAGCGGCTTCTACCGCGCGGCGCAGGCTCGGTGTTCAGCTTTGACCTCAAAGGAACGCGCGAGCAGGGCAAGAAGTTCATTGAAACCTTGAAGATATTCAGCCACCTGGCCAACGTGGGCGACTGCCGAAGTCTGGTCATCCACCCGGCCAGCACCACGCACTTTCGCTTGAGCGATGAGGCGCTGGCCTTGGCTGGCATCACACAGGGAACGATTCGCTTGTCGATTGGCCTTGAGGACGCGGACGACCTGATTGACGATCTCAAACGCGCGCTCAAGGCGGCGGAAAAGTTGGGGGGCTGA
- a CDS encoding acyl-CoA dehydrogenase family protein: protein MDFDYSPKTKDLQTRLLQFMDDHIYPAEAAYTAELAANTVAGKRWTPLETVEQLKLKAQAAGLWNLFLPVDTAQASGYQGAGLTNQEYAPLAEIMGRVLWSSEVFNCSAPDTGNMETIARYGDEANKARWLKPLLEGKIRSAFAMTEPDVASSDATNIETRIERQGDEYVINGRKWWTSGANDPRCAVFITMGKTDPQAPRHSQQSMVLVPADTAGVKIVRALNVFGYDDAPHGHAEVLFENVRVPVSNILLGEGRGFEIAQGRLGPGRIHHCMRLIGLAERALELMCKRSMSRVAFGKTVAQQGVTQERIAEARCKIDMARLLTLKAAWMMDVAGNKVAKTEIAMIKVVAPTMACEVIDWAIQAHGGGGVSNDFPLAFSYAQARTLRFADGPDEVHRASIAKMELGKYAPPKAG, encoded by the coding sequence ATGGACTTTGACTATTCACCCAAAACCAAGGACCTGCAGACCCGACTGCTGCAGTTCATGGATGACCACATCTATCCAGCCGAGGCCGCGTACACAGCGGAGTTGGCCGCCAACACGGTGGCGGGAAAGCGCTGGACACCGCTGGAGACTGTTGAGCAACTCAAGCTCAAGGCGCAGGCCGCCGGTCTGTGGAATCTATTTTTGCCTGTTGACACGGCGCAAGCCTCTGGCTACCAGGGCGCAGGCCTGACCAACCAGGAGTACGCACCGCTTGCCGAAATCATGGGACGCGTGCTGTGGTCGAGCGAAGTCTTCAATTGCTCAGCACCCGACACCGGCAATATGGAAACCATCGCTCGCTATGGCGACGAAGCAAACAAGGCGCGCTGGCTCAAGCCCCTGCTGGAAGGGAAAATCCGCTCGGCCTTTGCCATGACCGAGCCCGATGTCGCGTCGAGCGACGCCACCAACATCGAAACCCGCATCGAACGCCAGGGTGACGAATACGTCATCAATGGCCGCAAGTGGTGGACTTCCGGCGCCAACGATCCCCGCTGCGCCGTGTTCATCACCATGGGCAAGACCGATCCGCAAGCGCCGCGTCATTCGCAGCAAAGCATGGTTCTGGTGCCGGCCGACACGGCGGGCGTGAAGATCGTGCGTGCGCTCAACGTATTTGGCTACGACGATGCTCCTCATGGTCACGCCGAAGTACTATTTGAAAACGTGCGCGTACCTGTATCCAATATTTTGTTGGGCGAAGGCCGCGGCTTCGAAATCGCCCAGGGACGCCTTGGCCCCGGACGCATCCACCACTGCATGCGCCTGATTGGTTTGGCCGAGCGTGCGCTGGAGCTGATGTGCAAGCGCTCCATGTCGCGCGTTGCGTTTGGAAAGACCGTGGCCCAGCAAGGCGTGACCCAGGAGCGCATTGCCGAAGCCCGCTGCAAGATCGACATGGCACGCCTGCTGACCCTCAAGGCCGCCTGGATGATGGACGTGGCCGGCAACAAGGTGGCCAAGACGGAGATCGCGATGATCAAGGTCGTCGCCCCCACCATGGCCTGCGAAGTCATTGACTGGGCCATTCAGGCCCACGGCGGCGGCGGCGTCAGCAATGATTTTCCGCTGGCGTTTTCCTACGCTCAAGCGCGCACACTGCGTTTTGCCGACGGCCCGGACGAAGTACACCGCGCTTCCATCGCCAAAATGGAACTTGGCAAGTACGCGCCGCCCAAAGCGGGCTGA